A window of the Pseudomonas furukawaii genome harbors these coding sequences:
- a CDS encoding aldehyde dehydrogenase family protein has translation MQNQLFIDGRFVPALKGGTLEVLSPHDGSLITRIAAAEAEDVDLAVAAAKRAFPAWAALSGAERGRLLLKLADSIEAHAEELAQLESLDTGHPLRDSRSLDVPRTAACFRYFGGIADKIEGSVIPVETGFLNYVQRKPIGVVGQIVPWNFPLMFTSWKMGPALAAGNTVVIKPSEITPLSTLRIAELMKDVGFPDGVVNVVPGYGHTAGQRLAEHEDVGKIAFTGSTATGRRIVEASQGNLKRVQLELGGKGANIVFEDADLDAAVNGAAWAIFHNQGQACIAGARLMLHERIADEFLERFVGLARSIRLGDPMDPDTEMGPLTSAQHRDRVLAYVDIARAQGGRVLTGGKAPSDPALAGGCYIEPTVVEAQPHHRVAQEEVFGPFVTVLRFSSDEEALAIANGTQYGLGSGLWTRDLQRAHRMAAGIQAGMCWINCYKRVSPGSPFGGVGQSGYGREMGFEAIHDYTEARSVWVNVDAKIPPHFKR, from the coding sequence ATGCAGAACCAACTCTTCATCGATGGCCGTTTCGTCCCGGCCCTGAAGGGCGGGACACTCGAGGTCCTGTCGCCCCATGACGGCTCGCTGATCACCCGCATCGCCGCTGCCGAGGCCGAGGACGTGGACCTGGCCGTCGCCGCCGCCAAGCGGGCCTTTCCAGCCTGGGCGGCGTTGTCCGGCGCCGAGCGTGGCCGCCTGCTGCTGAAGCTGGCGGACAGCATCGAGGCCCATGCCGAGGAGCTGGCGCAGCTGGAGTCCCTGGATACCGGCCATCCGCTCCGCGACTCCCGCAGCCTCGACGTGCCGCGCACCGCAGCCTGCTTCCGCTACTTCGGCGGTATCGCCGACAAGATCGAAGGGTCGGTGATCCCGGTGGAAACCGGCTTCCTCAACTATGTGCAGCGCAAGCCCATCGGCGTGGTGGGGCAGATCGTGCCCTGGAACTTCCCGCTGATGTTCACCAGCTGGAAGATGGGACCGGCCCTGGCGGCGGGCAATACCGTGGTGATCAAGCCTTCGGAGATCACGCCGCTGTCCACCCTGCGCATCGCCGAGCTGATGAAGGACGTGGGGTTCCCGGACGGCGTGGTCAACGTGGTGCCGGGCTATGGTCACACCGCCGGCCAGCGCCTGGCGGAACACGAGGACGTGGGCAAGATCGCCTTCACCGGGTCCACCGCCACCGGCCGCCGCATCGTCGAGGCCTCCCAGGGCAACCTCAAGCGCGTGCAGCTGGAACTGGGCGGGAAGGGCGCCAATATCGTCTTCGAGGACGCCGACCTGGACGCTGCGGTCAACGGCGCCGCCTGGGCCATCTTCCACAACCAGGGCCAGGCCTGCATCGCCGGTGCGCGCCTGATGCTGCACGAGCGCATCGCCGATGAATTCCTCGAGCGCTTCGTCGGCCTGGCGCGTTCCATACGCCTGGGGGACCCCATGGACCCGGACACCGAGATGGGGCCGCTGACTTCCGCCCAGCACCGTGACCGCGTGCTGGCCTATGTCGACATCGCCCGGGCCCAGGGCGGTCGCGTCCTCACCGGTGGCAAGGCCCCCAGCGACCCGGCCCTGGCCGGCGGCTGCTACATCGAACCCACGGTGGTGGAGGCCCAGCCCCACCACAGGGTGGCCCAGGAAGAGGTCTTCGGACCCTTTGTCACCGTGCTGCGATTCTCCAGCGACGAGGAGGCCCTGGCCATCGCCAACGGCACGCAGTACGGGCTTGGCAGCGGCCTCTGGACCCGCGACCTGCAGCGCGCCCACCGCATGGCGGCTGGCATCCAGGCCGGCATGTGCTGGATCAACTGCTACAAGCGGGTGAGCCCGGGCAGCCCCTTCGGCGGTGTCGGCCAGTCGGGCTATGGTCGTGAAATGGGCTTCGAGGCCATCCACGACTACACCGAGGCCCGCTCCGTGTGGGTCAACGTGGACGCGAAGATTCCCCCCCACTTCAAGCGCTGA
- a CDS encoding cupin domain-containing protein, translated as MSTAAFRTVFGSLDDYRKGSIEIIQGEARHYAFSNIFEVADQSAPYEKVVVGLNLGYVIETLRADGQSPWYTAAHDEFAISVDGEVRVDFLKLDEPLVEGDGTRLAGPQPKGRPMGYVLLKRGHQALLPAGCAYRFDSPRPGVLLVQTIQGPLSVEKWADICLK; from the coding sequence ATGAGCACTGCCGCATTCCGCACCGTCTTCGGCTCGCTCGACGATTACCGCAAGGGGTCGATCGAGATCATCCAGGGCGAAGCCCGCCACTACGCCTTCTCCAACATCTTCGAGGTCGCCGACCAGTCCGCGCCCTATGAGAAGGTGGTGGTCGGCCTGAACCTCGGCTACGTGATCGAGACCCTGCGCGCCGACGGCCAATCCCCCTGGTACACCGCCGCCCACGATGAATTCGCCATCTCCGTCGACGGCGAGGTGCGGGTCGATTTCCTCAAACTGGACGAACCCCTGGTGGAGGGTGATGGCACCCGCCTGGCCGGCCCGCAGCCCAAGGGCCGTCCCATGGGCTACGTCCTGCTCAAGCGCGGTCACCAGGCGCTGCTGCCGGCCGGTTGCGCCTATCGCTTCGACAGCCCCCGCCCCGGCGTCCTGCTGGTGCAGACCATCCAGGGGCCCCTGTCGGTGGAGAAATGGGCGGATATCTGCCTGAAGTGA
- a CDS encoding maleylacetate reductase, with the protein MTPFIYQGLASRVVFGPGKLEHLAEEMDRLGVRRALVLTTPEQAHLGERVAAILGDRAAGLYPHAVMHVPVEVARAARVEAERRAADCCLAIGGGSTIGLGKAIALESGLPILAVPTTYAGSEMTPIYGMTENRLKKTGRDARVLPRTVIYDPELTLSLPAGISACSGMNAMAHAVEALYAQDANPIVSLMAEESIRALAESLPGVVADPQDLEARSRALYGAWLAGICLGSVGMAIHHKLCHTLGGTFNLPHAQAHSVVLPHAVHYNREAAAGPLARAARALGGRSAEDVGALLFALNRRLGIPASLAELGLPEEGPAETAEIACASPYYNPRPFERQPIEALLTRAWQGLPPG; encoded by the coding sequence ATGACTCCCTTCATCTATCAGGGCCTGGCATCCCGCGTGGTATTCGGGCCGGGCAAGCTGGAACACCTGGCCGAGGAAATGGACCGGCTGGGCGTCCGTCGGGCGCTGGTCCTCACCACGCCGGAGCAGGCCCACCTGGGCGAGCGGGTGGCGGCGATCCTCGGCGACCGCGCCGCCGGCCTCTATCCCCACGCGGTGATGCATGTGCCGGTGGAAGTGGCCCGGGCCGCCCGCGTCGAAGCCGAGCGCCGCGCCGCCGACTGCTGCCTGGCCATCGGCGGTGGTTCCACCATCGGCCTGGGCAAGGCCATCGCCCTGGAGTCGGGCCTGCCGATCCTGGCGGTGCCCACCACCTACGCCGGCTCGGAAATGACGCCCATCTACGGCATGACCGAGAACCGCCTGAAGAAGACCGGGCGTGACGCCCGGGTATTGCCGAGGACGGTGATCTACGACCCCGAGCTGACCCTGAGCCTGCCGGCCGGGATCTCCGCCTGCTCCGGCATGAACGCCATGGCCCACGCGGTCGAGGCCCTCTACGCCCAGGATGCGAACCCCATCGTCAGCCTGATGGCGGAAGAATCCATCCGCGCCCTGGCGGAGTCCCTGCCGGGTGTGGTGGCCGATCCGCAGGATCTGGAGGCCCGCAGCCGCGCCCTCTACGGCGCCTGGCTGGCGGGCATCTGCCTGGGTTCGGTGGGCATGGCCATCCACCATAAGCTCTGCCACACCCTGGGCGGCACCTTCAACCTGCCCCATGCCCAGGCGCATTCGGTGGTGCTGCCCCACGCGGTCCACTACAACCGCGAAGCCGCCGCAGGGCCGCTGGCCCGCGCCGCCCGAGCCCTGGGTGGGCGATCGGCGGAGGACGTGGGGGCGCTGTTGTTCGCCCTGAACCGGCGACTGGGTATTCCGGCGTCCCTGGCGGAGCTCGGCCTGCCCGAGGAAGGGCCGGCGGAAACCGCCGAGATCGCCTGTGCCAGCCCCTACTACAACCCGCGCCCCTTCGAGCGCCAACCCATCGAGGCCCTGCTGACCCGCGCCTGGCAGGGCCTGCCCCCCGGCTGA